In a genomic window of Quercus lobata isolate SW786 chromosome 4, ValleyOak3.0 Primary Assembly, whole genome shotgun sequence:
- the LOC115986245 gene encoding uncharacterized protein LOC115986245 — MYPDLYKGLKLKPEDLTAYNNPLVSFEGKTVTPKCQIRLPIQIGSDIVEVDIMVVDTYSPYTAIEARPWLHALGAVSLTLHQKVKYPSEGRVKEVIGDQAMARQCMVSAVSRRPSAEPSTSTENGL; from the coding sequence atgtacccCGACCTGTACAAGGGGCTGAAGCTGAAACCGGAAGACCTGACGGCATACAACAACCCTTTGGTAAGTTTCGAAGGGAAAACCGTTACTCCGAAATGCCAGATTAGACTGCCTATACAAATAGGCTCGGACATAGTGGAGGTGGACATCATGGTGGTGGACACATATTCGCCCTACACCGCCATTGAAgctagaccttggcttcatgccttGGGGGCTGTCTCCTTAACCTTacaccaaaaggtgaagtacccatcgGAGGGTCGGGTCAAAGAAGTGATAGGGGACCAAGCCATGGCCCGACAATGCATGGTGTCCGCCGTCTCGCGACGGCCGAGTGCCGAGCCCTCAACCTCTACCGAGAatggcttatag